Below is a window of Pseudomonadota bacterium DNA.
CGTATTATATCCCTCCTAGAAATGGCCCAGGAAATTCGGACAGGTCGTTAAGTGAAAAAGTCGTTCCAATCTGTTAAATAAAAACCAAACAGAAAGGAGCAGAACATGACAAAGAGACCACGAAGAAATCACTCATCGTCATTCAAGGCCAAGGTCGCAATTGAAGCGATAATGAGTCCGGGACGATCTTGAGTCCGGGACGAGAGTCCGGGACGATCTTAAATAAGAGTCCGGGACGATCTTAAATAATTAACCAACATGATTGTTGGCGAATTTTTGGTAGAAGTACACTCATGCCACGCACAGCAAGAATCGACTCCCCAGGGGTATTTCCCCATGTAATGATCCGTGGGATTATGCGCCGTAACATATTTAAAAATAAGAAGGACCGCGAAGATTTCTGAAAAAGACCGTAAATCCATACAAATTCACTTTGTCATAATTTGTTAGTTATTTAGCATGTCCATAATTATGATCACCTGTTTTCCAGGATGTCTTCCATTGATTGTTCACTGACTCCGCTTTCAAGGCCCTCGGTTACATGTTTCTGCACTGCCGCGATTTTAGCCGCCCGCTCCTGATCTCGGCGAATAAGGTCGCGTACATAGTCGCTGGAATTACTGTAACGTCCTGTTTTCGTCTGTGCTTCAACCCAGTTTTTCATCGGGTCGGGAAGAGAAACATTCATTGTAGCCATAATCATTACCTCCGATAGAATAAATCATGACACATATTGACAGACTTTGCCAAATAATTCCATCTGAATTCCGGGCCCGTTTTCCTTAACAGGTCTCCATGATTGGTTACCTTGCTGGTCAAAATCTTGAAGATCCTGCATAGGCTGAGGGCAAGCTTGACAAAGGCTGAGGGTTAGGCTTGCACTATTGCATTAATCTCCATGCAACTCTTTTTAGTTCTGCGTGGGAACCAGGGTTTTCCTGCCGAACAATCGTACCGCAAGAATACTGATTTCATAGAGGATCACAAGAGGACCGGCCATCAGGACCTGGTTGACCACATCGGGGGTCGGGGTGAGAATGGCGGCGATGACGAAGGCGATCAGAAAGGCATACTTGCGGTTCTTGCTTAGGAATGGCGCGTCGATGATGCCCAGTTTGGCCAGAAAGACCATCGCCACCGGCAGCTCAAAAACCACACCGAAGGCGATCAGAAGGCGCAGGCTGAGGGAAAAATACTCGCTCACCGCGGGCATGGCGCTCAGGTGTTCATTGGAATAGCCCATCAGAAAGCGAAAAGCTGGCGGAAAAACCACAAAATAACCGAAGGCCGCGCCGCCCAGAAAACAGAAAGAAGATAAAACAGTGAATGGCAGAAGCGCCTTTTTTTCATGCTGGTAGAGGCCGGGGGCGATAAAGCGCCAGACCTGGAACAGAATCACCGGACTGCCGAGCAGAACACCACAGGACAGGGCGAGCTTCAGATAAAAAAAAAGGCCTCCTGGTACGAAGTGAAGATCAGGGAGGACTTGTCGGGCAACACATCGAAGAGCGGCTTAAAGAACCAGAACCCGATCTGCTGAATAAAATAATAGGAAACCGCAAAGCCGATCCCCACTGCGACAAGCGAGATGATCAGGCAATCGCGTAATTCGGCCAGGTGTTCGGTGAGAGGTTGTTTATTCAAATCGTCCATCAAATATGTGACCGGTCGGTAAATTTCCGTTAGAATGGGTTGGTTTTCGAATCTCGTCCCGGCCGGAACCGGTCGGATCGGGCACTATACTACAATCAAACCCGACACGAAACAACCGGATAATGAGCATCAACAAAAACCAGTTTGCCGACGGTCTGGAAATCATGCGCCGGCCAATCCTGCCACTCGCCCGTCTGGCAATGCTTCTCTATCTGACCGGCCCCTTCGAGACCGTTGAAGAGCTCCTTGCCGAACTGGTCGAACCCATTGAAACCGGTGGCAGAAACTACGAGCAGCCGGGGCAGTTCCTGCAGGAATTTCTCTCCCCTCTCCGCCTGATGGAATCCCTGAAGAATGCCCGGCCGCCGGCGGCAAGAATTCTCGATGAAAACCAGGACCCGCTTGATCCCATGGAAGGTCTTGAACTTCTGATCTCCCAGCAGGCCCTGACCATGGAACTCGAAAAGATCAACAGCCTTCTCTGCCGACCCTGCGGATGCAAATTGTGCTGCATCGGCCCTGAGGATACTCTCGCTCAGGAATATTTCGAGATACCTCTCACTGAGGATGAATCCCGCCTCTTTGCCCTGTCCGTTGTGAATAATGATCTGAGCAGAAAAAGTCTTCCCGCAGATGAACCACCTGTGACCATCAACGGCCGCCCATTTTATGAGGGAGAAAGCCGTATCTATCACTGGCGTTCCGGTTGGAGCATGGTGCTGCCACGCCACACCTCCTGCCCGGCCCTGGACCGCGAGACTGGCGGCTGCCGAATTTATCCGGATCGCCCGGAGGTTTGCCGTCGCCCGCAGATTTTTCCCTATGTGCTGGAACGCCAACCCTCTCTGGATATTGAATATGAAGGACGCGTTCTCCAAACATTCATCAGGCAGAAAAAGCTCCTGGCCGTCTGGGACTGTCCCTATGTCAAAACTTTGAAAGACGAAATTGCCGATTACGCTGAAGCCTGCGAACTTGAACCGGTCTTCAGGGAAAACAAAGCATGATCGCTTCCTATCTCTTTTCCCTGGTGGCAACATAGTGTTTCCACAATGGAGTCACCCTTTTTATCCGGTCGATACCGATACGGTCCCAGAAAATTGCCGGCCGACTTCTGCTCCCCTCGACATTGTTGAAACCTGTCGGGGTGAGAACTGCATTGCACGGAAAGTCCCATGGATCTCGCGGCAATTCCGCCACCACTCTTTCAGGGTCATCGACGGCGGCGACTACCTGGAACTTGGCGGCAAGACCACCGGTTTCTGCAAGCACAGCAAGGGCGAGATCAAAAAAACCCTTTCCATCACCCAGAAAAAACCCGCTCTCATCGGCCATAAGCGGATGGTCAACCAGCAGATCAATATTCAACCCTTTCAGGTCGCTGTTATCAAGACGTTTCCCATACCTGGCCAAACCTTTATAGGTCACTGCCATCGACATATTTTTGAACGGAATCGCAAATGGCCTGATCAGGAAAAATCCCTCCTTCATCCCCGGCCCGGGCATGACCAGTTCCTTGCCATCGACCAGGACATTCAGCCGGACCTGCTTGAGAAGCATCGAAGGCCCGCAATACACCCGATCAGCTTTCTTGTAGATACCCTGTTTTCTCAAGATTTCAGCAACCCTGCCGGCCTGAGGTTTTAAAAAACTCTCCACTCCGGGGGAAAATTTTTCCCGAAGCATCTCCTTGCTGAATTTCATCCCGATTCTCGTCTGCCTGAAATTTTGACGTTGGTAACTTGTCTTCCGCTACGATACTAATCAATAAAAACTCGGATAGACACAGAATACTGAAGAGAAATACCGTGTGCCGGAATGCATTGCTCTAAAAAAACTTTTGGGAGTCTGAACGGGGTTCTGGTAGTAAAAAAAGAATTCAGAAGTGAAAGTGCTTAGAATCGTACCTAACGGCAATCAGGTTATAGCCGCGACACCTTCTTGGCATCATAAAGGATCTGCAGGGGGCCTGAACTGTCAAGCTTAACCGGCATCAGACCTGAAATGTCCGCGGAACGATCCACTTCCGGTTTTTGTTCTCCTGAAGCCGATGTAGACTGAATGCGACCGAAGCCGAACTCGACCAGCTCCCTGATATCGTCCCACATGGTCTCACTGCCCAGAATTGCTACGGTCAGCAGATCGTCACCTCTTTTGAACTGGCCGACATAGGTCTGCCTGGCGGCATTGGTGAAGCCTGTTTTGCCTCCTTCAGCGCCATCAATCTGCCACAAGGCCCGGTTATGATTACGCAACAGTTTCCCATATCCGGTCCGGATCTTTGCCCTGGCAACTCTCTCTGCAAACTCGGGATTGTCCATGGCCCGGTTAAAAAGGATGGCAAGATCGCGGGCGGTAGATTTCTGGCCGCGGGCCGTGAGACCGGTCGCCGTCTTGCAGACAGTTTTGGTTGCTCCCCAGGCCTTGGCCTTATATGTCATGAGTTTTGAAAAAACCCGCTCGGACCCGGCTATTTTTTCAGCCAGGGCGACACTCGCATCATTGGCTGAAGACAGGAGGACCGCATTGATCAAATCATCGGCCCGGTATGATTTCCCGCGCTGGATATTGATTTTGGAACTTGGCATCGCCGCCGCTTTTCGACTTGCGGGAACCCATTCGTCATCGTCCAGGTTCTGGATGGCAATCAGCCCGGTGAGGATTTTGATGGTGCTGGCCGGTTGAGCAGCAAGGTCAGGATTATGGGAATAAAGAATCTGACCGCTTTCACCATCCATGACAATCGCGCTTCTTGAGGAAATTTTTCTCCTGAGATCGACCGCGGAGATCAACCGCTCTCCGCCATGACTGTCCGGCCTGGTTTTGTGCCTGGAAAAGGTTGAAAGATCTGCCACGGTTGCCGGAAAATCATCCCGCTCCGACTCAGGAGAAGAACTATCCGGTTGAATTTTGTGAACTGAACTGAGGGATGCGACTGGCGCACGCCGTTTCTTGCTGCTGCTCCTGGCCTGGACGGTGGCAGGCACAGCGAAAGAAACCAGCAAAAAGAGAAGGAGGAGATACAATATCGGACAACGATCTCTCATAGGGATTACACTTCAATAAATTTAAAGCCAGGTTGAGCAACATGCCTGCTCAAGCAAGACACTTACACCCGAAGGGTGAAAATAATAATTATTTTACAATGCCATAGTGTATTCTCCTCCTTAAACCTTACCCTACCGGCCTGCAGATTTTTCGTAAGCAAACCAGTAACTTAGAGATATATTGAATCACCACGAAAAGCAAGAATATTTTTTAACTTTCCGCCGTATCACACTGTTTTTATGGCATTAAACAGGACATTATACGCCGAAAAACACACATCATATTGTGTGCTTCTCGCATAAAGCTACAACATGAAGTAAAATCAACCATCCTGTAAGTTGCTGATATTTTTTTAAATTCCACAAAATTTACTCATCAATAAGCACCGGATATCACTCAATGAAACCTCTATTTTCCTCCGCAGTGTATCAAGACGGAAACTTCATTTTCTATTTTATCAGTCACCACAAATCGGTCATTCATATCACCGCATCTTCGGCAAAGCATGAAAGGGCGGCTGCCTTCCTCTCGCTGTTTGTTCCCCAGGCACCGCATATCTCGCCAGCTGAGAAAAGTCACGCCTGCAATCTCATTAGCGCCCATATTTATCAGCCCGACATCCCCGGACGGCATGTAGATTTTGAAAACAATTTCTTCCTGCGGCGAGGGACTTTATTCCAGAGAAAGATATGGCGTCTGCTCCTTGAAATTGGCTACGGCGAAACAATGACATACAGCAAACTTGCATTAAAGGCAGGTGTCCCGGGGGGAGCCAGGGCCATCGGCAATGCGTGCAATGCGAATCCACTGGCCCTGATCATCCCCTGTCACCGGGTGATCGGCGTCAACAATCCCGGCGGTTACGCCGGAGGCAGGGAAGTGAAATTGAAATTGCTGGAAATAGAAGCGGAGCGGTTTAACTGCAGGAAATGAAGCCTCAGAGGAACAGCTTGCTTGCGAGACATCGAGACTTATAACTCAAGG
It encodes the following:
- the tatC gene encoding twin-arginine translocase subunit TatC yields the protein MKLALSCGVLLGSPVILFQVWRFIAPGLYQHEKKALLPFTVLSSFCFLGGAAFGYFVVFPPAFRFLMGYSNEHLSAMPAVSEYFSLSLRLLIAFGVVFELPVAMVFLAKLGIIDAPFLSKNRKYAFLIAFVIAAILTPTPDVVNQVLMAGPLVILYEISILAVRLFGRKTLVPTQN
- a CDS encoding 5-formyltetrahydrofolate cyclo-ligase gives rise to the protein MKFSKEMLREKFSPGVESFLKPQAGRVAEILRKQGIYKKADRVYCGPSMLLKQVRLNVLVDGKELVMPGPGMKEGFFLIRPFAIPFKNMSMAVTYKGLARYGKRLDNSDLKGLNIDLLVDHPLMADESGFFLGDGKGFFDLALAVLAETGGLAAKFQVVAAVDDPERVVAELPRDPWDFPCNAVLTPTGFNNVEGSRSRPAIFWDRIGIDRIKRVTPLWKHYVATREKR
- a CDS encoding twin-arginine translocase subunit TatC, with product MDDLNKQPLTEHLAELRDCLIISLVAVGIGFAVSYYFIQQIGFWFFKPLFDVLPDKSSLIFTSYQEAFFFI
- a CDS encoding D-alanyl-D-alanine carboxypeptidase, whose translation is MRDRCPILYLLLLFLLVSFAVPATVQARSSSKKRRAPVASLSSVHKIQPDSSSPESERDDFPATVADLSTFSRHKTRPDSHGGERLISAVDLRRKISSRSAIVMDGESGQILYSHNPDLAAQPASTIKILTGLIAIQNLDDDEWVPASRKAAAMPSSKINIQRGKSYRADDLINAVLLSSANDASVALAEKIAGSERVFSKLMTYKAKAWGATKTVCKTATGLTARGQKSTARDLAILFNRAMDNPEFAERVARAKIRTGYGKLLRNHNRALWQIDGAEGGKTGFTNAARQTYVGQFKRGDDLLTVAILGSETMWDDIRELVEFGFGRIQSTSASGEQKPEVDRSADISGLMPVKLDSSGPLQILYDAKKVSRL
- a CDS encoding YkgJ family cysteine cluster protein, which gives rise to MSINKNQFADGLEIMRRPILPLARLAMLLYLTGPFETVEELLAELVEPIETGGRNYEQPGQFLQEFLSPLRLMESLKNARPPAARILDENQDPLDPMEGLELLISQQALTMELEKINSLLCRPCGCKLCCIGPEDTLAQEYFEIPLTEDESRLFALSVVNNDLSRKSLPADEPPVTINGRPFYEGESRIYHWRSGWSMVLPRHTSCPALDRETGGCRIYPDRPEVCRRPQIFPYVLERQPSLDIEYEGRVLQTFIRQKKLLAVWDCPYVKTLKDEIADYAEACELEPVFRENKA
- a CDS encoding MGMT family protein, which gives rise to MKPLFSSAVYQDGNFIFYFISHHKSVIHITASSAKHERAAAFLSLFVPQAPHISPAEKSHACNLISAHIYQPDIPGRHVDFENNFFLRRGTLFQRKIWRLLLEIGYGETMTYSKLALKAGVPGGARAIGNACNANPLALIIPCHRVIGVNNPGGYAGGREVKLKLLEIEAERFNCRK
- a CDS encoding type II toxin-antitoxin system ParD family antitoxin, which codes for MATMNVSLPDPMKNWVEAQTKTGRYSNSSDYVRDLIRRDQERAAKIAAVQKHVTEGLESGVSEQSMEDILENR